A genomic region of Watersipora subatra unplaced genomic scaffold, tzWatSuba1.1 SCAFFOLD_154, whole genome shotgun sequence contains the following coding sequences:
- the LOC137410080 gene encoding kinesin-like protein KIF21B: MRIKKWNLSEPSSQPQSVNGAHKDWITDMCMLPDNDILLSCCRSGTVKIRSNETCQQLNEVRAHSLAVNSMATNRSNLFTASSDCTIRIWWMDPHKLYSS; the protein is encoded by the exons ATGCGTATCAAAAAATGGAACCTCAGTGAACCCTCTTCTCAACCACAG TCAGTTAATGGCGCCCATAAGGACTGGATCACCGACATGTGCATGCTACCAGATAATGACATATTGCTAAGCTGCTGTCGCTCTGGCACTGTGAAGATTCGGTCAAACGAGACTTGCCAGCAGCTAAATGAAGTGCGTGCTCATTCATTAGCCGTCAACTCTATGGCTACCAACCGCAGCAATCTCTTTACTGCCTCTAg TGATTGCACGATAAGGATCTGGTGGATGGACCcacataaactatacagttcATAG